GGGGTTGTTGCCAGGATGCAGGCTGCGTGAACCCTGCGCCGTGGGTCACTACCGAACCGCGTCTCTCTCCCGTTGGATTACTTTTGAAGGCCCCTGGAATAATCGAGGTTCAGTTTCTACCCCGGCCCCGCTCAAATGGCGCCGTTATCGTTCTTTTAGCAGTTTCTCGAACTCGGGGGCGCCTCTCAGGGCGTCGAGATCTTTATCGCTCCGCGCCGTGCGTTTGTGTCGGGGATTGAGTTCTAAAGCCTTGACAAGAGCGGCCAGCGCCTCCGGCTTCTTGCCGGCCAGCGCCAGGTAGCTCGCGAGATCGTACCAGGTGTCGGCGTTAGTCGGCGCCAGTTCAGTCGCTTTGCGCGCGTCAGCGATCGCCAAGTCCATTTCTTGGGCGCGGTGGTGCCGGCCGGCAGAATTCAAGAGGCTGATGGCATGCTGAAGCGTCAAGAGCCGCTGGAGCTCCTCAATCGGCCGCGGGCTGTCTTCCACACGCAGATCAATGTAGCGATCGTTGAACCCGGCATAGCCGCCTTTTGGCCTAACCACAAGCAGCGCCGCCGACTGCTGTCCGCGGGCGTCGCCGCCCGCTGCTTGCCCCGTGGCAAGCGCGGCCACGAGTTTGTCGGCAAGTTCGCCCTCTGCCGATTCAAACGTCCGAGCCATGGCTTGGACGACTTCCGCGCCGGCCAGAATGTTACCCTGAGCGGCGTAAGGCCAGCCATTTTTGTCCTTGCCCGTCACGCCGCCCGCCCATTGCAAGCATTCCGCACCCGTGTAGGTGGCAGCATTTCCCTGCGCATCGACAATACCAACTTGGCGGCGCGAACGGCCAGGGTCGTTCGAGATCAGGGCATCGAGCGCCTGCTGCGCCGTTATTCCCAGCTTCAGCAAAGCCAGCCCGCGCGGGCCATACGTCGCATTGGCAAACGATTGTGTAGCAATGGCGCCGACGCCCGTTTCCGCCCACGGCACGACCGAGCCCACTGAGAAAAATTTGGATTCGACGGCAACCCCCAGGTCGCCCGTCTTCGGATCGTAGGCCACGATCGAAAAAGTCGCTACGGGCTTGCCCTGAGAGTTTTTCTCGAAGGGTTCACCCTGTGCGGGCTGCTTCACGCCAGCCTCGGGCGCCTTTGCCGCGAGATTTGGGGCGGCTATCCAAAGCAACAACGGGAGAAGCATTGCGCAGCCGCGTTTCACAACATCACCTCCCGGCGAAAGAATCAGGATTTATCCCCTTCGTGGTGCTCCCGTTCACGGTGAACCCTTCAACGAAAACTTTTAGCGCAGGCCCGTTGAGGGTGAACCCGTTGCTCCTAAAATGAAAAAGCTGGCCGCCCTGCGACGACCAGCCTCTCTCCGAGCTTCAGAACGAAGGCCGCTTTTCGTTTGCTCCGAGGCTACGGCTTCTTTTCCGGCCGCGGCGGGGGCTGGGTTGCCGCGGCGGGCTTCGGTACGGCCGGCTTTGCGGGCGCTGGAGCCGCCGTCGGGGTCACCGGATTCGTGGTGTCATAGATCTGGATGATATCGTCAGTAATGTTGAGCTGGGTGGCGGCGTAGATCACCGGGGTCTGCTGGGAAGAAACATCGAGGATCAAGCTGTAGCCATGCTCGCGGGAATATTTGTCAATCACCGCCATCATCTTCTGCCCGATCCTTCTCACCACTTCGCCCTCTGCGTCCTGACTTTCCTTTTGCAAGCCTTCCCCGAGGAAATTGAATTCGCGGGTCTTCGATTCAATCTGCCTGGCCAGGTCCGCTCTCGCTTCGTCGCTGAGAGTGCGCTCCTGCGCTTGCAACCGCTCGCGGAGTTCCGCCAACTCCTTGCGGAGATTGTCCAGTTGCTGCCGCCTGGGCGCAAACTGAGACTGCAAATCGGCCGCCGCCTTCTTGCCGTCCGCCACATTGATGATCGCGAGCTGGATATTGATGATGCCGACTTTTGTCCCGGGCGCAGGTGCAGCCGCGGTTGCCGGAGCCGCCTGTCCGGAGGCAGGTTGCGATTGGGCCAGCATCGCAGTTGGCAGCAGCAAGGGAAACAGCCCCACCAGCCATTGTTTTTTCATAGTCCTTCCTTTCCACGAACAGGGTCGCTCGGTGCCAAACCCAAAAATTATAAGTGCCTTCTCTCAGTCCGGTCAATCAGAATGTCCGGCTGATGGTAAAGCGAAACGTCCGGCTCGGCTCCGGAATGCGCAACGGCCTGGAGATACGGCTTAACTGCAGCTCCAGTTGGTTCATGATCTGGGGCATCACCACGTTGTTAAACACCCCGGGCGGGAATTGGGAACGATCCAGCCCGGGGAAAGTGGAGTCCAACACGGGTGCGCCCCCGAAGACGTTGGTATCGAGCCGCAGCGGGTTATAGGCATAGTAAAGCCGGAAGGGCACGTTGAAAATGGGCAGATTGACCACCAATTCCAGGCCCGTCGAGGCTCGCACTTTGAAATTGGTGCCCGGGACCAGACGGAGCTGGGTCGGAACCGTCGTGCCGAATTGCTTTCCCAGTTGCTCGGCCTGTTCCCGGGTGATTTGAAGCTGGCTGCGACGCAGCACGGAGTTTATCCCGGCATCAAAAAAGTAAGAGAGGCTCACCGGCCCGGCAATGGGTATGCGGTATTCAAAGTTGGCGATCGACTGGAGGTCGCCCCCGGGGAACCCGGCCGTAAAGGCCAAAACCGGCGCCTGGGCGCCGCAGATTACCGTGGCCGAGAATCCAAAACGGTTGCAGCCGACCGGGAGCGGAGCCGTTGTGCTTGGCTGCTGGAAAGCGAATGACACCGGTATGCTCACACCCTGCGGCACGATCGCAAACGGGCTTACGGCGCGAATGTCGAACCCACGCAGGTTGTCTTCGCCGCCGACATAGAATCGAGAAAGAGGCGACACCACCCGGCCGCCAAAACCGGTGGCAAAGGCCGAAAGAAGGCGAAAGGCAAGCACGTTGCGCCCGCGGTTGACCGGTCGAAAATACTTGAACTCGACCACCGGCTGGAAGGTATTGACGTTTCCTCCCAGAATGCCGCCCTCGTATCGCACCGAGACAAAGAGGCTCTTCCCGGTGGTTGGGCTGATGGGGTGATTGGTCGTGTTGTAAATCAGCGTAGGGATAATTTTGCTGGAACGGATACCCTCCACCGCCGACGGCCCCACCAGACTCCGAAACCTCAACTGCTCGAAAAGAATCCGAGAAAAATCGCTGATGGCGGTGATATCGGAGATGTCGTAGCCATAGGTGATGCCGATGCGGGTGAATGACCACCGCCGCAGCGGATAGCTCGCAAAAACGGTGAATCCCTTGCTGTCCTGTTTGAAGTTTTGAATGCTGTTCGGGTCAATGAACGGCCGAAGATTGGTGCCGGCAAACAAGCTGGCCTCGCGAGCCTGGTCGAAGCGAAAGCGCCGGAAGAATAAAGTGAAGCCGGTGGCGATGGGACGGTCGCGCAGGTAGGGCTCGGTAAAACCGAAAAGAAAGTTTTTCTGACGGTCGCCAAAATCGGCCTCGAACGTCAAAGTTTCGCCCAATCCGAGAAAGTTGTTGGTCGTATAACTGAAGCCGATAAAGCTCCCGGCAATCCCGCTCACCCCGCCGCTCAAGCCGATCGAGTTCTTCCCTTTTTCTTTGACCTTCAGGGTGATATCCACCGAGCCTTCCTTCGGGTTCTGGTGGATGTCCGCCGCCTCCGGCTTGAGTTCCTCAAAATAGTTGAGCTGGTTCAGCCGCAAAAGGCTCATTTCCCAGAGGCGCGAATTGAAAAGGTCTCCCTCATCGAGCAGGACCTCCCGGCGGATCACCTTGTCGCGCGTGGTGGTATTCCCGACAAATTCGATGCGATTGACAAAGAACTGCTTTTCTTCGTCCATTTCCAGGACCACGTTGATGCGCTTGTTTTCTTCGTCGATGTCGGTCTGGGGAATGGCGGTAAAGTTGACGAAACCGAACTCGCCGTAAAGTTTCCGGTAGTCTTCGAGCGCCTTGCGAATCTTGCTGACGTTGAAA
This DNA window, taken from Candidatus Acidiferrales bacterium, encodes the following:
- the bamA gene encoding outer membrane protein assembly factor BamA; this translates as MVAGPAANAFQRTYRWRRCVCQLLLIMFLALFGLESRLAAQQAVIEQIQFSGNRRIPRETLRGRIFLKEGDPYDEEMLRRDFHALWNMNYFDDIRLEVEEGEKGKIVIFTVVERPVIRRIEYKGNKSVSESDILDRFKERKVGLTVESQYDRTRVRRAEVVLRDLLGEHGRQFAEVRAVAERISASAIKLTFQVNEGPKVKVGKIQFQGNTVFGRRRLVRAMKHSRPYGLPPWFYFFSKTYHRGKLEEDFERLRALYQDHGYFRVLVKEPDTRIVDVKRGGIPGPWPLVGKKSGKRIEVTIPLEENARYRMGTIGVRGVEGKKLFFKTEFLKSIFALKEGDIFNVSKIRKALEDYRKLYGEFGFVNFTAIPQTDIDEENKRINVVLEMDEEKQFFVNRIEFVGNTTTRDKVIRREVLLDEGDLFNSRLWEMSLLRLNQLNYFEELKPEAADIHQNPKEGSVDITLKVKEKGKNSIGLSGGVSGIAGSFIGFSYTTNNFLGLGETLTFEADFGDRQKNFLFGFTEPYLRDRPIATGFTLFFRRFRFDQAREASLFAGTNLRPFIDPNSIQNFKQDSKGFTVFASYPLRRWSFTRIGITYGYDISDITAISDFSRILFEQLRFRSLVGPSAVEGIRSSKIIPTLIYNTTNHPISPTTGKSLFVSVRYEGGILGGNVNTFQPVVEFKYFRPVNRGRNVLAFRLLSAFATGFGGRVVSPLSRFYVGGEDNLRGFDIRAVSPFAIVPQGVSIPVSFAFQQPSTTAPLPVGCNRFGFSATVICGAQAPVLAFTAGFPGGDLQSIANFEYRIPIAGPVSLSYFFDAGINSVLRRSQLQITREQAEQLGKQFGTTVPTQLRLVPGTNFKVRASTGLELVVNLPIFNVPFRLYYAYNPLRLDTNVFGGAPVLDSTFPGLDRSQFPPGVFNNVVMPQIMNQLELQLSRISRPLRIPEPSRTFRFTISRTF
- a CDS encoding DUF1028 domain-containing protein: MKQPAQGEPFEKNSQGKPVATFSIVAYDPKTGDLGVAVESKFFSVGSVVPWAETGVGAIATQSFANATYGPRGLALLKLGITAQQALDALISNDPGRSRRQVGIVDAQGNAATYTGAECLQWAGGVTGKDKNGWPYAAQGNILAGAEVVQAMARTFESAEGELADKLVAALATGQAAGGDARGQQSAALLVVRPKGGYAGFNDRYIDLRVEDSPRPIEELQRLLTLQHAISLLNSAGRHHRAQEMDLAIADARKATELAPTNADTWYDLASYLALAGKKPEALAALVKALELNPRHKRTARSDKDLDALRGAPEFEKLLKER
- a CDS encoding OmpH family outer membrane protein — its product is MKKQWLVGLFPLLLPTAMLAQSQPASGQAAPATAAAPAPGTKVGIINIQLAIINVADGKKAAADLQSQFAPRRQQLDNLRKELAELRERLQAQERTLSDEARADLARQIESKTREFNFLGEGLQKESQDAEGEVVRRIGQKMMAVIDKYSREHGYSLILDVSSQQTPVIYAATQLNITDDIIQIYDTTNPVTPTAAPAPAKPAVPKPAAATQPPPRPEKKP